Within the Cervus elaphus chromosome 13, mCerEla1.1, whole genome shotgun sequence genome, the region TAGTTTACTATTTCATGTTAGCACATGTGAATAAAATTTACTCTTAAATATATTACTTTAATCCCATTACCATTTAGGTGTCTTACCAAGGCAATTATACTTTCAAACAGATGCCAGGCACTTCTGTGACCATGTGCAAAAACGGGAGAAATCATCTCTAGGAGTGGaaagaaaactccagaaaaaGGAACTTTTAAGAcgaaaaagataaaaagtatttCTTGTCAAAGTCCCAACTCAATAAAATTCCAATGCCTTTTAAGGCACGAATTAGTTTGAAATCTTTACAGATTATAAAGTAAAAAGACACTGCCTAGAGTACtcgaagtaaaaaaaaaaaggagggaggtTTTAATAAAGAGTTCACCTCCCTCTCTTAAGGCCTTTGTGTGTTGGTACGTTACCAAACAAGATGgcatttaaaatcaaatatcTGTTTATCAAAACCAGTGTCCCTCATTTTCCTCCTCCTGACTGTCTAGATAGAGGAGGGCAACCTTCTTTTCATCCGAAATCACTGACCTCTGGTCTACCATCCTCTGCAGCTGCACCGTCTTATCAAATTCAGCCTGCTCCTTGCCCCTTTCCCCAGGAGCCTGGTGTCTGTCCCCAGCAGAGCCCTGAAAGCTCACGCCAGCAGCCAGGTCATTCCTACTGCTGGCATCTCTCCAAGCACCATGCTCAGACACACTAGGAGCTTCTGCTTCCGTCCCTGCAGGGAAGAGGACTGTGGCCTCTTGTGTCCAGCGGGGAGTCGCCTCTATGTTACTCACGTCCATCTGAAAGGTAAACGAAGTTTCTTTGGGCCCCAGGGCAACGTGCCTTAGTGTTCTGCCACTGTCTGCAACCTCGCCTACCTCAGGGGAGTCTACCGAACCAGCAAGTGGAAACGTTTTGGAAATGGGTCCGTGGAAGACAATGTGTTCAGAGGTCTTGGCTTCCGCAGGACCCAGCTGAATATGCCTAAAGGATCTGCTCACGCCTGATATCACTTCTGCCCCTgacatgtctcctgcactagcttCCTGGGGAGACTCGGAAACGGCCCTTTGGAAGGTGCTCTTTTCAGTCATCAAGATGTTCCGACCCACAGTGTAACTACGGGTGGCCAGGGTCTCGACGGCTGAGCCCTCCCTGTGGGTGCTGCTTTCTGAGTCGCTAAATTCCAAGGGCGGGGGAACGATTGGCTCAGTGGTTTGATGCGTCTGAGGCCCGATGGTGACATGCCTGATGGACGAGCCGTCCCCTGACCACGCTTCCATGTGCACAGAAGCTTCCCTGACACCCAGCTCCACTGTGCCTGAGAGGGGGGCTGTGAGCTGGGTCTGCTCACTGAGCCCCTCCTGGGCACCTAATCGGAGGTGCTTTATGGAAGTCTGGGTGCCCGCTGATCCTTCTGCTTGAGAAGAATCACCCGCCTTCCCCACCCCAGAAACGGGGGCCTGAAAAATAACTTCCCTCTGAGCATAAAACTGTTGGGAGCCAAATGGGCTGTGCCTCCCAAATCTGGGAGGCTCTGTGGGTAGCTCTGcagggccaggctcctctgtgcccccGGCCTCCAGACAGGCAGCGTCAGGCGCTGGGAAGACGACTTCTGTGGACACTGGGCTCTGACGGGGACCCAACGtaaagagcctggcagactggcTGGCTCCCTCCGAGCCGGCTGCCCAACTCGCTTTGCCCTCCCCACTTACCTCCACGGCCTGGGCCGCGCGGCCCTCGGCCGAGACCTGCTCAGTCCTCCACATTCCAGGGGACGCTATCCGGACGCGCCCCCCAGACTGGCTGACGTCCTCCAGCACGTGAGCGTGGACAAAGCCTGTGGGGCTGGTGACTTCCACGCTGGCCGACACGGGGCCCGGGGGCGAGGCCAGGCCTGCGTCAGCCTCCCCCGCGGAGGCGCTGTACAGCTCCTGGGTGGCCCAGCGCCTGAAGCCGCGGCCGGCCTCCGCCTCCGGGCTGCCCGGGCCCGGGCTGTGCCGCCGCGCTAAGCTGTCTCGCACCACCGACTCCACGGCCTTCTCGATCTCCCCTGCTTCGTCCCGGCTCAGCTCCTCCAGGTCTAACTGGTCGGCGTCCACCGTCTGCGAGAGGTTGACTTCGGCCACTAGGGTCACGGCCCCACTGCCCGCGCTCTGAACTTTCTTCACGTCAAAGGAAACACCCGCAGGCCCGCCCTGGCCCTCTCTGGTGAGGGTGGACAGCTCTTCCTTCATGCGCTCCGGAAGGGTCTCCTCCAGCTGCTCGATCACCTCCACCAGCTGGTGCCTGGGCTCCTTGGAGCCTTGCTTAATGGATGTGTGGAACTCATGGGGTATTTTGATTTCCTTCTCAATGACTATGGGCTTGGCATGAAACTCGCCACTTCTAGTTTGTTCTTTCCAGGGAGCAGATGCCGTGTCCCCCTCCAGAGACGCTTCTGGAACATCCTCCGGCTTCACGACCTTCTCTCCTGGGACGTCATCCCTCTGCGTTCTTCTCCGAGACCCCGGCACGATCTCATCCTGCCAGGAGTACCTGATGGTGGATTCCTCTTCAATGTGGATCTGCCCATACACGGAGCCTTCTTCTCGCTCGTGGGCCCCAGGGTGTTCGTCCGGAGTCGACACAAAGTAACTCTGCTCTCCCTCCAAGTCACCTGCCTCGGTCACTTCTTCCACGTGAGTTACGCTCTCCTGGGGCCGCCTggcctcctgacctgcattccCTGAGCACGTGACATCTGATTCCCTGTAAAccgcctcctctctctcctcaacAAGCCCCCTGGAGCCTGGAGACACGTCGTCGACCTCCTCCACTTCGAACGGGGTAGAAACCTCATCTGCCTTCTCGCTGCTGACATAGCTCACGGGCTCTTCGATGATCTCCACGTTGACGACTTTTGCTCGCCCTTCTCTCCCCTTCAGACCGAGACGGATCACGTCTCCGATCAAACGCTCCGCCGATTTTCCTTTCAGCTCCACCTCTTTAGCATCCTTGCTTAACAGGTAGTCCAAGCCGGCTTCATCTGAAATGTCGATCTCTTCAGTCAGTTTCGACTCCACGACTATCTCAGTCTTTGCTTTTCTGTCACCGGGAACTTCTTTCCTGTCCACATAAGTGACTTTTGTGTCTGGAAAGGATTCAGCAGACGCTTCCGCCTCGGGAGAGTGGGTAAACTGCTTCAGGATACTGGAAACTATATTCTCAGCTATGGTTTCAGTCATGGAACCGCCTTTCAGAGAGGCTGTGTCGCTGGCGCCCAGCGAGAACGCTGCCTCTCTGGTTTCCACCCCtctccctgtcccatcaccagCATCCTTCTTTAGGGGTGTCTGGagaccctggggagccacctttGCTGTGCTGTCCTGGGACACCTCTAGCCTGATCGGTATCTCTCTCCCCTTCACACTTGCCTCCTTCAGCGACTCCTTCTCTCTGGCCTTTTCCCTCATCTGCtcgctttctctctttcttgcttcTTTATCTAACTttgtcagttcttcccaccttAAGTTTCTCTCCTCTGAAGCCTTCTCTTTGGAATCGAACATTTTCTCTTCTCGCTTTGTTTGAATGGTTTCTGGTCTGTTTCTCTCCTGCTCCTTTGTGGCTTTAGCTTCCGTTTTCTTGCCCAAAATGACGGTCCTCTCATTTGACCACGTGCCCTCAGAAGTGGCTGCCGCCATCTTGTCCCGGCGTTCTCGGTAGGACTCTGGGGCAGCAGCGGACTCTTTGGCTGAACTAGTGGGTGGAGCCTTTGTTCCTTCAGTTTTTGGCCTCTCAGGGAATGTTTTCGCTTGAGCTTCAGTATTTCTTAAAAGACCGGGGGTTGGAGAGAACGCTCTGAAGTTGGTCTGACCGCTGGCAGTTTTCTCGTAAGCGTTCTCCTGCCAGGCAGTGGTGAAGGAAGAGTATCCGGAACGCAGGACGTCTCTTCTGGCATCGCTTCCGAGGGATGTCTGAGAACGTGGTGCCAGGCTCTGCCGGAAGCTCGCAGGAGGTGctttttgccttggaaacagatttctctccttttctttctgtaataCTGAGGTGGTATATTGATAGGACTTGTCTCTGAATTCTGTAGAAATTGAATAGTACATTAAAATGATAGTCATCATTACCTTTTTTCATCTTAAAAGCATCACCACAGATCAGATCTTATCCCGTCATAATATATACCATTACCACAGAAGGGTCATTATAAATGAGGTATGTTCAGTTCCCAAATTACTTTTTCCGGTAGTTTAAAGAATCACATGACAATAAAATACAGCTCTACAAATGCTTCCACACAACACTTTTCTCCAATTACTGATCTTAAAATACTCATCCATCTTAAACATATCAAACGTGATCATAAAGCATAGCACCTTGTGCCAGTGAGGTTAGGGGTGTATTTATGTGGCAGAAATTTCACAGTTTGGAATCCTTCATTTCCACTTTGTTGAGGTAACTTTATTTTACTGATGAGCAGAGAAGAGCTTCATAATTACCAAAGATAGAGTATATAACTATTAAACATTGAATGGTATTACCCCACCACCTTTAACtatgctctcttttttttttcttcttcactgacTTCCATGTTGGGTCAACAAACACTGaagaatttaacttttttttaaacttcctgaTTTCgacttttatactttttttcctttttcaaacatCTCATTTGAAAAGGTGCCAAAGTAAAAAGTCAGCCAGTCACCACTACTACAATCTGTCTTAATGTCATGGTCATAGGATTGGAAGGCTGTCTGTGGGGCTTCCTGATTTGTTCTGGCCCATCCACAGAGATGCTACCCTTGGGGATGGCCACACACCCCAGGGTAACTGCTCTTACGAGTGGCCGCTGGTGGTAGGAATGTAGCCTGGCCAGCAGGACCATCTACCCTGGGGGTACCCCCTCATGCCTACCCACACCCATCTGCTGATATGCATAGAGCCTTCTCACCCTCtgggtctcccccactgcagccAACCAGCTTCCTCTCAAATTCAACAGCAAACTTGCTGGACATTTCTAAGACCAAATTCCATGCAATCACAGATGACTGGAACCAAAATTATTCTGAACCCAGTGACCTGTCAACCTGCGAAGTATCTAACCTGGgatgttgcttttaaaaaataaagatggagggtgctgtttttttttttttaaatctaccacCTATACAGATTGGCTGTTATAATCACACACTCTCCTGATAGTGGTAACCAATACATACATGTATGCCCAACGCACCATGATTCTGAATATGACAACACTCACAGAGCTGAACTACCGAGTAGTGTGTACACCCAACACATTGTACCTAATGGAATCTGCCCTCGCTTAAGAAAGCAAGCTCTTAAAGGTTGTACAAGTCCAgggaagttttctttttctcagttatCCTACAGGTTCTCTGGGTCTTTCTAATGAACACTAACTCTTTAATAGTTGGTTCTACAGCCACAGGAAGTTTGGACTTCATGCTGCAGCTTTTGGCCTGGATAGAGGTCAACCTCAGGGCACTAGCTGACACTGCTGCTCACATCGCCCTGAGCTGCCCACGCAGACACAGGCTGGTGGAAACGGTATAATCCTTTTACCTCTGCTCGAGACTTCCAGTGCTGAGCCTGCTAGACAAAGTAATACCTCCCTGGGCTTGTGTGAAGGCTGTACATCTTTGCTCTGTAAAGGGTGTTCCCACCAAAGCATGTGATAAGCAAATCCACGTCCACCTTCTCACCGGCTCTCCATCAGCCCTCTCCTCCCTCACCACGCTGGGTAGGATGAACCCTCAAAACACTAGCTAGATGAACAAATGAGTTAATGAAGCCCTTTCCTATACAATCTCATTTGCATTATTATTGAAACTGTGTCtatgcatgtgtatacatgtgtatgtatgtatgcctgtgcacatacacacacttaatcactcagtcatgtctgactctttgtgactgtttggactgtagcccaccaggctcctctgtccatgagatttcccaggcaagaatactggagtgggttgccatttccttctccagggtatcttcccaacccaaggatcaaactcatgcctccCGTGTCTTCtggattacaggcagattctttaccctgagccatTGAAACTAAAGTAAATTCTATTTGGTGCTTGAGAAGTATGAAATGAGGGTTTTCTGAAAACTCTTATCTAACCCCAACTCTTCCAGATAAATGACACTTTACTCTTTATCCATAGAATGAAGCTGCGCAGATGGACAGCATCTTAACGTTAAATGATAAGCTTCCCTTATATTTACCTTGTGGCACGTTTTCAATGCACTCAGTAACGATCAGTATCTCCGGATTACTTTCTCCTTCCAGTAAGGctctgtaaaaattatttttaaaaagctcattaGGAAATAAAAGATGAGAAGTGCCTCTTCTAAGCTGTCGATCTGTCGATGACACACTGGCACAGGGTCACAGGTCTGCAGACAATGCAGGGCGTGCCAGACCTGGCTCAAGAGTGTGCCTATCAGCCAAATGAACGACGGAGCTGGGCCCCCAGAAAGACTGGAGAGCCAAGGCCTTCTAGAAAGCCCTTCCAAACCCAGGGCGAGGAGGAGACGAGGGATGTGGACCCAGGAGGGGAGGCCGGGGACCTGGCTTCCCTGGGAAGCGGTGAGGGGCCCATGCCTGGCAGGCCACTCGGGGCCACAGAGCCCCAGAACAGCTACTACTACCCCACCAGGGTCTCCCTGGAGTCACAGGTCAGGGGTTAACTAGGGGCAGAGGAAGGGCTGACACTTGTCTGTAAATAAGGCAATCAGACTGCATGTGCACTTTTCAAACTGGGTTCCATGGGGACATCTTAGAGATGAAAACAACAGAGGAGAGATGGAAGGGGCaggcagaagaggagaaagaagagcttCAGAcgccccctccaccaccaccaccacggccCCCCGGGGCCTTATTTCCAGGCAGCATCCAGTTACCTCCTCTGATAAAAATGGCAAAATGCACTAGACTAGGGGGTTTCTTTGGCCATGTCTATCTCCAAAAGTGTAAAACCGTAGAGTCTTCATTGTTATCCACGTCTAGGACTCGAAGCCCTGAAGAAAGAGCAGACGCAGGCCCTATGGGCTCTGCGCTCCACGGTGGGTCAGCCAGACCCAGGGCCCCGAGACCCTAGGATGCGGGCTGCCGTTGGCACAACAGTTGCTCGGTTGCCAGAGCAACATGTGAGGTCACAAATGTCAGTTCCAAGAAATACACTGCATAGGGCAAAGGGCAAGCATAAGTGGAGCCCACTTGGAAATGCTGACTGACCACGGAGAGCCGGGCAGCCAAACGGGAGGGACGCCAGCAGGGACTCTGCAGTCAGGCAGAGCAGTGCCAGGTCCTGTTTCCACAGACTCAAAGGCGGTGATTCCCACACATGCGAGAGCCCCGTGGGCGGCTGGAAGAGGGCAGGAGGCCCCCACCCCGCAGCCCAGGGAGAAGCAGAGCCGAGGGTGAGGGGTTCCAGCTCAGCTGCGGGGGAGGGTTCGCCAGCCGCCCCCGGACCGTGCCCAGAGCCCCACGCTCCACACCCAGGGGCCAGGAAACGGGACACCGGCCTGCTAATCCCACACCCTCCTGACCTGGCGTGTTGGGTTCCCCAACCACAAATAGAAAATGCCGAGGTCCCTATAGGATAAAAAGGCACACGTTGACGGGAAAGTCAGccgaggggggggggggggggggcgggtgcgCCCGAAATGGCACCAACAGGAAAGGCAGCGTCCTATAGCCAAGGGGCCAGGGGGTGCCGAGAAGCCAAGTCCTATTTCAGCTCCTCCCTCCGCCTGCTCGGGAGGAAGCCTCGGGTACCATAGGGTGCTCCCGCTGGCTGCCCACGGCAGGCAGAAAGGGCCTGCAGGGTGTCCTGGCCAGCAGAGAACAGACGACAGGTAGGCGGGGTGCTCAGGATAATGATGCCCCCGCGGTAAAAACACCTTCCTTCTCCCCTCATAGGGCCATGGCTTTGTTCCTCTTTCAGGGAAAATCCAAATCATCACCAGACTTCTAGAGTGCAGGACCCTAAGTTGGGTACTGCGGTTCCTAGGAGGGGCACCAGATCTCGAGGGGTGACAGAGTCCTAACACTCCCGCCCCCAAGGCCTTTGCCAGCCTTGAGACGGGGCACCCTAAGCAGGCTCCGACCCTGCCATCTGTCTCGCCGAGCCCCGGCAATCCCACGCTGGGCCGATGGCGCGTGTCGTGGCGCACGGTGAGCAGAGCGGCAGAGACCGGGGCCAGGCCGCCTGGGCCTCCCCGCGGGGGTGGAGATGGCGCCGTCTCACACACATGGCACATCTAACCCCGCAGGCAGAGCCTCCAGACCACACTAATGAAGCACAGCCAACGTCGCTTGTGATTTCAGTCCCAATGCCCCTACAGGAGGACACTCCCTGAGGACTCGGGCCCGCGGCGACGCCCCTCCCGATGGCTGGCCCGACCTGCGGGCGGCACCTTCTCCCCGCAGCCGCCCAGCATGGGCCTCACAGGCGGGGCCGCTGGTGCTGAACCCACGCCTCCGTGAAGCCCCCACACACGCGGCGCCCCGCCTCCGTGAAGGCCCCACAGGCGCGGCGCCCCGCCTCCGTGAAGCCCCCACACACGCGGCGCCCCGCCTCCGTGAAGGCCCCACAGGCGCGGCGCTCCGCCTCCGTGAAGCCTCCACACACGCGCGGTGCCCCGCCTCCGTGAAGCCCCCACACACGCGGCGCCCCGCCTCCGTGAAGGCCCCACAGGCGCGGCGCCCCGCCTCCGTGAAGCCTCCACACACGCGGTGCCCCGCCTCCGTGAAGCCCCCACACACGCGGCGCCCCGCCTCCGTGAAGTCCCCCCAGACACACGGCGCCCCGCCCCCGTGAAGCCCCCACACGCGCGGCGCTCCGCCTCCGTGAAGTCCCCCCAGACACACGGCGCCCCGCCTCCGTGAAGCCCCCCCAGACACTTGGCGCCCCGCCTCCGTGAAGCCTCCACACATGCGGTGCCCCGCCTCCGTGAAGTCCCCCACACACGCGGTGCCCCGCTTCCGTGAAGACCCCCAGACACGCGGTGCCCCGCTTCCGTGAAGCCCCCCAGATACGCGGTGCCCCGCTTCCGTGAAGCCCCCCAGAcacgccccgccccgcctccgtGAAGCCCCCTAGACACGCCCCACCCCGCCTCCGTGAAGCCCCCCCAGACACGCGGTGCCCCGCTTCCGTGAAGCCCCCCAGACATGCGGTGCCCCGCTTCCGTGAAGCGCCCCTACACACGCGGTGCCCCGCCTCCGTGAAGCCCCCCGACACACCCCACCCCGCCTCCGTGAAGCCCCCTAGAcacgccccgccccgcctccgtGAAGCTCCCCCAGACACGCCCCGCCCCGCCTACGTGAAGCCCCCCACacacgccccgccccgccccgcctctgTGACGCCCCCTTGACACGCCCTGCCCCGCCTCCGTGAAGCCCCTCCAGACACGCGGCGCCCCGCCTCCGTGAAGCCCCCCACACACGCGGCGCCCCGCCTCCGTGAAGCCCCGCAGACACGCG harbors:
- the SYNM gene encoding synemin isoform X1, whose amino-acid sequence is MLSWRLHTGPEKAELQELNARLYEYVCRVRELERENLLLEEELRGRRGQEGLWAEAEARCEEEARGLRRQLDELSWATALAQGERDALRRELRELQLLGEEARAARGRLDAELDSQRRELQEELAARAALEALLGRLQAERRGLDAARERDVRELRARAAGLTLRYRGRVAGPAAPPPRLRELHEDCALLVAEAWRETVQRYEDEVRELEEALRRGRESQREAEEETRLCAQEAEALRREALELEQLRALLEEELLRVREASELQAEEREREIAYLEDEKAALTLAMADRLRDCQELVQVKTGLSLEVATYRALLEGESNPEILIVTECIENVPQEFRDKSYQYTTSVLQKEKERNLFPRQKAPPASFRQSLAPRSQTSLGSDARRDVLRSGYSSFTTAWQENAYEKTASGQTNFRAFSPTPGLLRNTEAQAKTFPERPKTEGTKAPPTSSAKESAAAPESYRERRDKMAAATSEGTWSNERTVILGKKTEAKATKEQERNRPETIQTKREEKMFDSKEKASEERNLRWEELTKLDKEARKRESEQMREKAREKESLKEASVKGREIPIRLEVSQDSTAKVAPQGLQTPLKKDAGDGTGRGVETREAAFSLGASDTASLKGGSMTETIAENIVSSILKQFTHSPEAEASAESFPDTKVTYVDRKEVPGDRKAKTEIVVESKLTEEIDISDEAGLDYLLSKDAKEVELKGKSAERLIGDVIRLGLKGREGRAKVVNVEIIEEPVSYVSSEKADEVSTPFEVEEVDDVSPGSRGLVEEREEAVYRESDVTCSGNAGQEARRPQESVTHVEEVTEAGDLEGEQSYFVSTPDEHPGAHEREEGSVYGQIHIEEESTIRYSWQDEIVPGSRRRTQRDDVPGEKVVKPEDVPEASLEGDTASAPWKEQTRSGEFHAKPIVIEKEIKIPHEFHTSIKQGSKEPRHQLVEVIEQLEETLPERMKEELSTLTREGQGGPAGVSFDVKKVQSAGSGAVTLVAEVNLSQTVDADQLDLEELSRDEAGEIEKAVESVVRDSLARRHSPGPGSPEAEAGRGFRRWATQELYSASAGEADAGLASPPGPVSASVEVTSPTGFVHAHVLEDVSQSGGRVRIASPGMWRTEQVSAEGRAAQAVEVSGEGKASWAAGSEGASQSARLFTLGPRQSPVSTEVVFPAPDAACLEAGGTEEPGPAELPTEPPRFGRHSPFGSQQFYAQREVIFQAPVSGVGKAGDSSQAEGSAGTQTSIKHLRLGAQEGLSEQTQLTAPLSGTVELGVREASVHMEAWSGDGSSIRHVTIGPQTHQTTEPIVPPPLEFSDSESSTHREGSAVETLATRSYTVGRNILMTEKSTFQRAVSESPQEASAGDMSGAEVISGVSRSFRHIQLGPAEAKTSEHIVFHGPISKTFPLAGSVDSPEVGEVADSGRTLRHVALGPKETSFTFQMDVSNIEATPRWTQEATVLFPAGTEAEAPSVSEHGAWRDASSRNDLAAGVSFQGSAGDRHQAPGERGKEQAEFDKTVQLQRMVDQRSVISDEKKVALLYLDSQEEENEGHWF
- the SYNM gene encoding synemin isoform X2, which translates into the protein MLSWRLHTGPEKAELQELNARLYEYVCRVRELERENLLLEEELRGRRGQEGLWAEAEARCEEEARGLRRQLDELSWATALAQGERDALRRELRELQLLGEEARAARGRLDAELDSQRRELQEELAARAALEALLGRLQAERRGLDAARERDVRELRARAAGLTLRYRGRVAGPAAPPPRLRELHEDCALLVAEAWRETVQRYEDEVRELEEALRRGRESQREAEEETRLCAQEAEALRREALELEQLRALLEEELLRVREASELQAEEREREIAYLEDEKAALTLAMADRLRDCQELVQVKTGLSLEVATYRALLEGESNPEILIVTECIENVPQEFRDKSYQYTTSVLQKEKERNLFPRQKAPPASFRQSLAPRSQTSLGSDARRDVLRSGYSSFTTAWQENAYEKTASGQTNFRAFSPTPGLLRNTEAQAKTFPERPKTEGTKAPPTSSAKESAAAPESYRERRDKMAAATSEGTWSNERTVILGKKTEAKATKEQERNRPETIQTKREEKMFDSKEKASEERNLRWEELTKLDKEARKRESEQMREKAREKESLKEASVKGREIPIRLEVSQDSTAKVAPQGLQTPLKKDAGDGTGRGVETREAAFSLGASDTASLKGGSMTETIAENIVSSILKQFTHSPEAEASAESFPDTKVTYVDRKEVPGDRKAKTEIVVESKLTEEIDISDEAGLDYLLSKDAKEVELKGKSAERLIGDVIRLGLKGREGRAKVVNVEIIEEPVSYVSSEKADEVSTPFEVEEVDDVSPGSRGLVEEREEAVYRESDVTCSGNAGQEARRPQESVTHVEEVTEAGDLEGEQSYFVSTPDEHPGAHEREEGSVYGQIHIEEESTIRYSWQDEIVPGSRRRTQRDDVPGEKVVKPEDVPEASLEGDTASAPWKEQTRSGEFHAKPIVIEKEIKIPHEFHTSIKQGSKEPRHQLVEVIEQLEETLPERMKEELSTLTREGQGGPAGVSFDVKKVQSAGSGAVTLVAEVNLSQTVDADQLDLEELSRDEAGEIEKAVESVVRDSLARRHSPGPGSPEAEAGRGFRRWATQELYSASAGEADAGLASPPGPVSASVEVTSPTGFVHAHVLEDVSQSGGRVRIASPGMWRTEQVSAEGRAAQAVEMDVSNIEATPRWTQEATVLFPAGTEAEAPSVSEHGAWRDASSRNDLAAGVSFQGSAGDRHQAPGERGKEQAEFDKTVQLQRMVDQRSVISDEKKVALLYLDSQEEENEGHWF